ACGATCAGTGAGAAGTAAGTATTTCCGCAAAACAGGTATTCCAATTGATGTATGGTCAGAGGAAGCAGGATGGGAATTAAACGATTTGTTAGAAGAATTCCGTTTAATGGGGGTATGACAATGTTAACCGAAAGAGAACAGGATGCGTTAGAATGTATAATGGGGTATATGGAAGAGTTTGGTTTTGCCCCGTCTGTGCGTGACATGGCAAGTCGTATGTATGTGAGCCACAAAACCGCACACCGATATCTATTACAATTGGAAAGTAAGGGACGAATTAAGAGATTACATCATAGACCGCGAGCAATCCAACTGTACTAAAAAGGAGGAAAAGCTATGCGTGACAAATTGCTTGACTTTATCGTCGAACTATCACAATCTAGCAAACAAGTCGTAGCAAAGGAATACATATTAGATAGACTATTACAAATTACAAAAGAAGATTATAAGGAGCTTAAAGAACTAGAAAAGAAAGTAAAAGACTAGCCGTCACGGTTAGTCTTTTTTATTTGTCCAAAATGACACACGTGTGACGTTACACAGAACAATCGTTCGTATTATAGTAGATTTATAAGAACAAACATTCGATTAAGGAGTGAGTCACATGAAATCACTTGATGAATTAAAACATGCAGAAGAGAAACCAAAGTATAGATTAGGTGACTTCCAATTCTTTGCTAAAAAGAAAGATGAGGAAGAACCGGAGGAAGATGATCAAGAGGAAGAAGAGGAAGAACCAAAAAGCGATGAGGAGGCGCCAGCATGGGCAAACAATCTAGTCAAGAACATAGCGAAATTAATCAACCCAACGGAGCAACCGGAGGGAACGCAAAAAGTACCAGTACCGAAAGCACCACCGGAACCGGAGGAAGACGACGAGGAGGAAGAGGAACCCAAGCCGGAACCAATACCGCAGAATCCAGTGGGAAAATTCCTAAAGTGGTTGCTGTAGAAGTACCGGGAACGGAAGCTGATAAAGAAGCAGAGAAAAAAGCAAAGGCAGCCGAACGTCAGCGTAAATCTCGTGCCAATAAAAAAGCAGCAGCTAGCAAGAAAACATCATCACCGGCAAACGGTGACCAAATTAAAATTATGTTGCTTACCATGTCTACGATCATGGCGTCACGTCCGGGAATGGAAATGTGGATGCTATCACCTGATGAAGCTGAACAAATCGTCACACCATTATCTAGCATTATGGCAAAGTCGAATGTTGGGGAATCTTTGGGAGAATATGCAGACCATATTGCACTTGCAAATGCATGTTTTACGATTCTCGCACCAAAGTTTATCGCATGGCAAGCATCAAAACCAAAAAAGAAGGAGGTTCAAAACCCATATGTTAGAGCAAATTCAAATACCAACAGAACCAGCACAAACGAAAGCGGAAAGGCTCCAGCTAGTAGCGGACCAAGTCGCAAACAACCTACCGATGCACTTACGAATGTTGGCGGGTTCATATCTGAAATCATTCCACCAAGTGTTGGAGTCTAGTACAGAACTTGACCACAATTTAGATGTAGCGTGTGACAAGTTACGGGATGTGATTGACTATGTCCAACATGGTTATCATTCGGGCGAGTAGATGTATCTATCCAATCCCCTTGTTTGAATGGAATTACAAATGGAAACCGCACTTTCCTATTATGGAAGAATGGTTTACCTGTATAGGCGAAAAGTACGTCACATTAGAATATGGGAATGAAAGCTACCGCATGGACGAATCATTCTTTACAGAGCATGTCCTCCCTAAGATTCCCTATATTTTGCGCAGGGAAGCTTTGAAACGTGGTAAAGGAGTATCACGCACCGAAAAGAGTTATAGCAAGAAAGGTGTGAAGAAACATGAGTCTTACAACTATCGGCACGGATGAGCATGTGTTTTTATCCGGTCAGACAGGTACAGGGAAAAGCTTTACGGCTGAAGTGTACTTATCAGGTGTGACAGACGTCGACGTCGTGAAACTCGATACAAAAGGGGAAGTGCATGAAAGGCGTAAAAAGAAAGAACCAATATGGCGTGGATTAGTAGAGGGGAAAGACTATACCGTCGTTGAGCGTTTAGCAGATATTGACGATGTAGAGACACGAAAAATCATCTATGCTCCTATCTTTGAAGAACAGGAACAAGAATACTATGACAAGCTTATGAAATGGGTTTATATGCGTGAAAATACAATTCTATGGATTGATGAGTTAATGGAAGTCTGTCCGTCACACTTCAAGTATCCACCTTATTTAAAAGGATTAATGACACGTGGACGTAGTAAAGAAGCGACTGTATGGGCTTGTACACAACGTCCGGCAGAGATTCCCGCCATTGTTATGGGTAACGCTACACACTTTTTTATCTTTGACATGAACTTACCGCAAGATAGGGAGAAGATTGCAAAGACAACCGGGGCTATGAAATTTCTAGAAAAGCCCGGATATCGTAAGTTTTGGTATTTCCGTAGCGGATGGGATGAACCTGTTTTAGCGGAACTGAAACTATAAGGAGGTGATCATGTGGAGGGTAAATTTGCAGGGGTTGGTATGAAAAACCTCATCGTGCTATGGCTGATTATCATTATGTTTACGGTCATGGCAAAAGTTATCTTTACGAAATATCCTGTACCCGGATTAAGTGAAGTGGTACAAGCCGTATAAAGGAGGAAAACAATATGAATCTATTTAGTCCAAAATGGTGGATTAATATGTTTATCACAACATTTGTGACAATGATTTTTATCTACCTAATTAAAAAAGTGAGTGGGAAATATAACGTACCATTCGTAAAAACAATAGCAGAGGAAGTGTAGAAAATGGCTGAAACGAAAACAAAAGTATCACCGCAGCAGCGTGCACAATTATTCGCACAACAAACACGACAAAACTTTCAAATGTTACCGACAAAATCGGTGACAAGTGAACTTTCGAGCGTAGAATTTGAGCTACCAAAAACACGATTATTATCCCGCATCTTATTAAATGTTCAAGCGGTTGCAACGCTGAAATCAAATGCAGGGACAATCGAAAAGGATGCACTGTCACCTTATGGTATTTTACGACGTGTGACATTAGATTTCAATAATGGTTTCACACCTTTCATTACATCAGGACGTGACTTGTTTATGTATAACGTATTACGACAACGCCCAGAAGTATTATATCCGGGTGCTAACACGCAATCTATGGTGTATGTAGAAAATAAATCTTCTACAGGTGGAACGGATGCGAAAATTAATTTTACAATCCCAATTCCTGTATCACTAAATGAACGTGACCCAGTCGGGCTATTCCTATTACAGAATGCGGAAACAAATGTAAAGCTATCGGTTGATGTAGACGAACTGAAAAAAGCATTTAAATTAAACGTCACAAATAATGATCGTGTTGATTTTAAATCAATGAAGATTACACCGATGTTAGAAACGTTTACCATTCCACCTATGCCGGAAGCGTTCCCTGATATTAGTGTACTGAAAATTGTTCACTCAAAAGCGGACTTATTCTCAGGTGGTGGACAAAACATCGTCAAATTAAACGTCGGTACGATCTACCGCAAACTCATTTTCTATATTGAAGATGCGGATGGAAACCCAATGGCTCCAGAAGACTTTAACGGAAACATTGAACTCGTGTTTAACCAAGCTGACACGCCTTACAATATCGACCCGTTAGCGTTGACACATTTAAATCATATGCAACTCGGTTACCCACTCCCAAAAGGAATGTATGTCTTTGACTTCAGTAACCAAGGTATTACAAATCTAGGTGGTAGCCGTGACTATATTGATACAGAACGTCTAACAGAATTCTGGGTACGTTTCGGGTCACAAAAACCGGGTCGTATTACGGTAGTTTCTGAAACATTATCAAGATTACGATAAGGGGCTTTGCTCCTTTCGTTTTCTATAAGGAGGAAAACAAATGGCGAGTTTATTTCATCATACAGCGGATTTATATCCGGGTATGGGTTACTTGAATACAAGTCTAGTAACAGTACCAGAACCAGAAGACCAAGTAGCATTACCAGACGATCAAAAGATTGCTACAGATATGAAAGCGTCACATAGCCCTGTAACAAGCGGTAACATATGGCGTTCGATTGGTATTGTAATGGTTATTGTTATTTTACTAGGATACTTTGGGAGGGGTTAACGATGGATGCTCAAGCAATACAAATGCTTATCGGTAGTGTAGGTTTTCCTATTTTCGCTTACGTCTACCATATGATGACAATGCAAAAGACCTTAGAGACAAATACAAAAATCATGATTCGTCTTGAAAAGTATATGGACGATAATGACGAAAAGCAAGGTGTTACGCATGAGTAAAACATTAATTTTAGTCGTGGGGATTCTTGCGTTATGGTTCTTTGTTATCCGAAAAAAGAAGGCGTGATGTCACGTGAATAACGATGCAAAAGGGTTAACTTTTTTAACACTGTCTATCATTTTCTTGTGGCTTGTATTTGATGATCTAGTCGGTAAAAAACGTTTGTCACGTGTAGCGAAAATGATTGCTCCAGATTTAAACGTACCAAGTCTAGGTGATATTGCAAGTGATGTGACGGAAAAAGTAGTGGACGGTGCAAAAGAGTCCGTAAAAGAAACTGCTAAAGATACAAGGGAAGCTCAGAAAAAAGCGGATGATAAAGTAGCTGATGTTCTATATAAACCGCCTTTCAAAGTATCTAACAAAACAAAAGAGACACTAGACAGGCTGCATAAAAACAGTACAAACAGTAAAAAAGTAAGTGCTTATAAAGATAGAGGGTGGCTCGGTTATAGCTGGGAAGACCTTTGGAACGATGTAAAGGGGTGGTTTTAATTGAAAGAATTTACACAGTCCATGCCCTTCATTATTTTCTTTCTAATCATAACAATTTTATTGCAAACTTTTACAAACCAAAAAGTGACGGAAGGTTTCTTGACACTTGTATTGCTTTCTATGGTTGTTCTAAATAGCGATAAAATGAAAAAACTATTAAATGGGGTGAACGCATGAACAGAGTATTTGATGTGATTGCAGGCATTGGTGTATTAATAGGTATTTATTTGTTCCTATCAAACGGTAAACAAACAACATCTATTATTAGCACGATTGCAACGAATTCAATCAGCGGTATTAAAACGCTACAAGGACGATAGGAGGGGTTAACGTGAAACCAGAATATCGTAGCATGATGAATGGACAAGGAATAAATCATTTGGAGAAGGCGTTATATACGCCCTCCACTTCATTAGAAATCGGGTGTGACCATTACATGGGACACTATTCTATGCTTGTTCATCATGAAAATAAAAGGGTTCGTATCATTACACCAGAACCTTCACAAATGCCTTATGAACAAGTGCAATTTAATTTACAAAATAGCACAATATCAGATAAAGATTTCCCGCATGGTGAGTATTTAGGCGATGCCATTATGGGGATATAGGAGGTGTGACATATGTCTGAAATTGTACCTGCTGCGGGTGGATCGTCCGGCAAAAAAGGGAAGCTGTCAAAAAACCAAAAGATGCTATTTTTCGGTGGAGGGTTAGCCGTGATTGGTTTCTTTCTTGTCATGAGTCGTGGTAAGTCGTCTTCTTCATCTTCAGAACAAGAAGAAATACCGGATTACCTTACAAATTATCCGACACTCGGTCCGCAAAATGCTTTGATGAACGATCAAATGAATGCACTGATTGGACATCAAGAAGAGATGATGAATTCTCTTTTAGAAGCGACTGGTAAAAAGCCACCTTCAGAAGTATACCAATACCGTAGCGGTGATTATGCGGATGAAGCGAGCGCCTTAAAAATGCAATCTTGGTTAATCGGTCAAGGTATCTCATCTACTACCATTGAGAAATTCCGTTCAGAAAATGGATGGGCGGGTGATCGCACATATTATGCTGTAAAGGGATACACCGCTGACCAAGAGATGTTATTAGATGTATCGAAAAACGCGAGGGAAAAAGGGTATACCGTGTATAGCGAAGCACAAAAAGTAAAAACAAACGATGCACCGAAACCGGGGTCGCATACCGGAGCGTGGTAGCCAATGGCTTTAGATGTTAAACCATTTATAAATGATGCACAGCGCATACAAAAAGAAACAGGGATTCCCGCAAGTATTATTCTAGGACAAATGATATTTGAATCATCTGGAAGTAATCCCGGTGGAATGTCCGGGCTTGCCTATAACTCAAAAAACTTATTCGGTATTAAAGGTGTCGGTCCTGCCGGTACCACCTCTGTATGGTCTATGGAGTATGACAAAGGCGGGGGACGTGTTTCTGGTTTTAGAAAGTACAATTCCTATTACGAATCCATGCTAGACCATGCAAAGCTATTGCAAAACGCTAACTACTCAAAACACTTGCAAGGAGCGAAAACATACCAAGACTTTGCAAAAGGTATCAAAGCGGGTGGTTATGCGACAGACCCGAACTATGCGGGACAACTGATTAAAATTATCGAACAAAATGGATTGAATAAATATGATGATGGGACACCGTTCACCGGAGGGGGTTCGCTCCCGTCTGGTGGAGGGGATGATAAACGTGGACTTTTCAATGC
This genomic interval from Bacillus cereus ATCC 14579 contains the following:
- a CDS encoding LexA family protein, with translation MEEFGFAPSVRDMASRMYVSHKTAHRYLLQLESKGRIKRLHHRPRAIQLY
- a CDS encoding glycoside hydrolase family 73 protein, producing MALDVKPFINDAQRIQKETGIPASIILGQMIFESSGSNPGGMSGLAYNSKNLFGIKGVGPAGTTSVWSMEYDKGGGRVSGFRKYNSYYESMLDHAKLLQNANYSKHLQGAKTYQDFAKGIKAGGYATDPNYAGQLIKIIEQNGLNKYDDGTPFTGGGSLPSGGGDDKRGLFNAISGGVIRALLILLCFVACVLFFAKAFPQVEATATKGAKTVTRSVKKRKKGGGQGGGYKRVETQRQTQTSV